Proteins encoded by one window of Streptomyces uncialis:
- the tsaB gene encoding tRNA (adenosine(37)-N6)-threonylcarbamoyltransferase complex dimerization subunit type 1 TsaB has protein sequence MLLLALDTATPAVTAALHDGETVVASYAEVDARRHGELLLPAVDRVLADAGTTLRSVTAIVVGTGPGPYTGLRVGLMTADTFGLALGLPVHGLCTLDGLAYASGLDGPFAVATDARRKEVYWARYADPRTRLTEPSVDRPADIADELAGLPVVGAGPRLYPDAFPDGRGPEHADAGALASLAAERLRAGAELAPPRPLYLRRPDAQVPKNYKVVTPQ, from the coding sequence GTGCTGTTGCTCGCTCTCGATACCGCCACCCCCGCCGTCACGGCCGCCCTGCACGACGGGGAGACCGTGGTCGCCTCGTACGCCGAGGTCGACGCCCGACGGCACGGGGAGCTGCTGCTGCCCGCCGTCGACCGGGTCCTCGCCGACGCCGGTACGACGCTCCGTTCCGTCACCGCGATCGTCGTCGGCACCGGACCAGGCCCGTACACCGGGCTGCGGGTCGGGCTGATGACCGCCGACACCTTCGGGCTGGCCCTCGGGCTGCCCGTGCACGGACTGTGCACCCTCGACGGACTCGCGTACGCCTCCGGTCTCGACGGCCCCTTCGCCGTCGCGACGGACGCCCGGCGCAAGGAGGTCTACTGGGCGCGGTACGCCGACCCCCGGACCCGGCTCACCGAGCCGTCCGTCGACCGCCCCGCGGACATCGCCGACGAACTGGCCGGACTGCCGGTCGTCGGCGCGGGCCCGCGGCTGTACCCGGACGCCTTCCCCGACGGACGCGGCCCCGAGCACGCCGACGCGGGGGCCCTCGCCTCGCTCGCCGCCGAGCGGCTGCGCGCCGGCGCGGAGCTCGCGCCCCCCCGGCCGCTGTATCTGCGCAGGCCGGACGCGCAGGTCCCCAAGAACTACAAGGTGGTCACCCCCCAGTGA
- the coaA gene encoding type I pantothenate kinase produces MISPVSLPPSAPRSRPEASPYLDLTRAEWSALRDKTPLPLSAAEVEGLRGLGDVIDLDEVRDIYLPLSRLLNLYVGATDGLRGALNTFLGEQGSQTGTPFVIGVAGSVAVGKSTVARLLQALLARWPEHPRVERVTTDGFLLPMRELKARGLMSRKGFPESYDRRALTRFVADIKAGKDEVTAPVYSHLIYDIVPGERLTVRRPDILIVEGLNVLQPALPGRDGRTRVGLADFFDFSVYVDARTEDVERWYLSRFRKLRETAFQDPSSYFRKYTQVSEEEAMEYARTTWRTINKPNLVENVAPTRGRATLIVRKGPDHKVQRLSLRKL; encoded by the coding sequence GTGATCTCCCCGGTCTCCCTGCCGCCCAGCGCCCCCCGGTCCCGGCCGGAGGCGTCCCCGTACCTCGATCTGACCCGGGCGGAGTGGAGCGCGCTGCGCGACAAGACCCCGCTGCCGCTCAGCGCCGCCGAGGTCGAGGGGCTGCGCGGACTCGGTGACGTCATCGACCTGGACGAGGTCCGTGACATCTATCTGCCGTTGTCCCGGCTGCTGAACCTGTACGTCGGGGCCACGGACGGGCTGCGCGGCGCGCTGAACACCTTCCTCGGCGAGCAGGGCTCCCAGACGGGCACCCCCTTCGTCATAGGGGTCGCCGGGTCGGTCGCCGTCGGCAAGTCGACGGTCGCCCGGCTGCTCCAGGCGCTGCTGGCCCGCTGGCCGGAGCACCCCCGGGTCGAGCGGGTCACCACCGACGGTTTCCTGCTGCCGATGCGGGAGCTGAAGGCACGCGGACTGATGTCCCGCAAGGGCTTCCCCGAGTCGTACGACCGCCGGGCGCTGACCCGGTTCGTCGCGGACATCAAGGCGGGCAAGGACGAGGTCACCGCACCGGTCTACTCCCATCTGATCTACGACATCGTGCCCGGGGAACGGCTCACCGTCCGCCGCCCCGACATCCTCATCGTCGAGGGCCTCAACGTCCTCCAGCCCGCCCTGCCCGGCCGCGACGGCCGCACCCGGGTCGGGCTCGCCGACTTCTTCGACTTCAGCGTGTACGTGGACGCCCGCACGGAGGACGTCGAACGCTGGTACCTCAGCCGGTTCCGGAAGCTGCGGGAGACCGCGTTCCAGGACCCGTCGTCGTACTTCCGCAAGTACACCCAGGTCTCCGAGGAGGAGGCCATGGAGTACGCGCGGACGACCTGGCGGACCATCAACAAGCCGAACCTGGTGGAGAACGTCGCCCCCACCCGGGGCCGCGCCACCCTCATCGTCCGCAAGGGCCCGGACCACAAGGTGCAGCGGCTCAGCCTGCGCAAACTGTGA
- a CDS encoding holo-ACP synthase has translation MIIGVGIDVAEIDRFTASLERTPGLADRLFVSAELLLPSGERRGAASLAARFAAKEALAKALGAPPGLNWTDAEVFVEDNGRPRLRVRGTVAARAQSLGVRSWHLSLSHDAGIASAVVIAEG, from the coding sequence GTGATCATCGGGGTGGGCATCGACGTGGCGGAGATCGACCGGTTCACCGCGTCGCTGGAACGGACGCCGGGGCTGGCGGACCGGCTGTTCGTGTCGGCGGAACTGCTGCTGCCGAGCGGCGAACGGCGCGGCGCGGCCTCGCTGGCGGCACGGTTCGCGGCGAAGGAGGCCCTGGCGAAGGCGCTGGGCGCGCCGCCGGGACTGAACTGGACCGACGCGGAGGTGTTCGTGGAGGACAACGGACGGCCGCGGCTGCGGGTGCGCGGGACGGTCGCCGCGCGGGCCCAGTCGCTGGGGGTGCGCTCCTGGCACCTCTCGCTGAGCCATGACGCGGGGATCGCCTCGGCGGTCGTCATCGCGGAGGGGTGA
- a CDS encoding alpha/beta fold hydrolase produces the protein MSDSGAQAVTDAVASVASAGEVWRKGAGIAGVAIGVVAAGAAAGVAIERLTVGRGIRRRARLALDSTGPYGALRGTPGTASADDGTELYYEVDEVGEPDADLAPRRRRLFGRRDPAPVTVVFSHGYCLSQDSWHFQRAALRGVVRTVHWDQRSHGRSARGAAQAQSGAPVTIDQLGRDLKAVIDAAAPEGPLVLVGHSMGGMTIMALADQYPELVRERVAGVALVGTSAGRLAEVSYGLPVAGVNAVRRVLPGMLKVLGQRAELVERGRRATADLFAGIIKRYSFASRDVDPAVVRFAERLIESTPIDVVAEFYPAFAEHDKSEALVRFDGLPVLVLAGDKDLITPSEHSEAVADRLGDAELVLVPDGGHLVMLEHPEVVTDRLADLLTRVGAVPAGTTVDGYGATSGTARPGG, from the coding sequence ATGAGTGACAGCGGTGCGCAGGCCGTCACCGACGCGGTGGCCTCGGTCGCCTCGGCCGGTGAGGTCTGGCGCAAGGGCGCCGGTATCGCGGGGGTGGCGATCGGCGTGGTCGCGGCGGGCGCGGCGGCGGGAGTCGCGATCGAGCGGCTGACCGTCGGCCGGGGCATCCGCCGCAGGGCGCGGCTCGCCCTCGACTCGACCGGACCGTACGGAGCGCTGCGCGGCACGCCCGGTACGGCGTCCGCCGACGACGGCACGGAGCTGTACTACGAGGTCGACGAGGTGGGTGAGCCCGACGCGGACCTCGCGCCGCGCCGCAGACGGCTGTTCGGCCGCCGTGACCCCGCCCCCGTCACCGTCGTCTTCAGCCACGGCTACTGCCTCAGCCAGGACTCCTGGCACTTCCAGCGGGCCGCGCTGCGCGGTGTCGTGCGTACCGTCCACTGGGACCAGCGCAGCCATGGCCGCTCCGCGCGCGGAGCGGCCCAGGCGCAGTCCGGCGCCCCGGTCACGATCGACCAGCTCGGCCGGGACCTGAAGGCCGTCATCGACGCGGCGGCGCCCGAGGGCCCGCTCGTCCTCGTCGGGCACTCCATGGGCGGGATGACGATCATGGCCCTGGCCGACCAGTACCCGGAGCTGGTGCGGGAGCGGGTCGCCGGGGTCGCGCTGGTGGGGACGTCGGCGGGACGGCTCGCGGAGGTCAGCTACGGGCTGCCGGTGGCCGGGGTGAACGCGGTGCGGCGGGTGCTGCCCGGGATGCTCAAGGTGCTGGGCCAGCGCGCGGAGCTGGTGGAACGCGGGCGGCGGGCCACCGCGGACCTCTTCGCGGGGATCATCAAGCGGTACTCGTTCGCCTCGCGCGACGTGGACCCCGCGGTCGTCCGGTTCGCGGAGCGGCTCATCGAGAGCACGCCCATCGACGTCGTCGCGGAGTTCTACCCGGCGTTCGCCGAGCACGACAAGAGCGAGGCGCTCGTCCGCTTCGACGGGCTGCCCGTGCTCGTCCTCGCCGGGGACAAGGACCTGATCACCCCCAGCGAGCACAGCGAGGCCGTCGCCGACCGGCTCGGCGACGCGGAACTCGTCCTCGTCCCGGACGGCGGGCACCTGGTGATGCTGGAGCACCCCGAGGTCGTGACCGACCGGCTCGCCGACCTCCTGACCCGCGTGGGAGCCGTCCCGGCAGGTACTACCGTGGACGGTTATGGAGCAACGAGCGGTACCGCGCGACCGGGCGGCTGA
- the tsaE gene encoding tRNA (adenosine(37)-N6)-threonylcarbamoyltransferase complex ATPase subunit type 1 TsaE: MEQRAVPRDRAADPVDARITVTSPERMRELGVRLAGLLRPGDLVMLTGELGAGKTTLTRGVGEGLGVRGAVTSPTFVIARVHPSLVGGPPLVHVDAYRLGGGLDEMEDLDLDVSLPESVIVVEWGDGKVEELSDDRLHILIDRAVGDTTDEVRTVTLRGYGDRWAGAAGEGGGFAGLVAPSAG, translated from the coding sequence ATGGAGCAACGAGCGGTACCGCGCGACCGGGCGGCTGACCCGGTCGACGCGCGGATCACGGTCACGTCCCCCGAACGCATGCGGGAGCTGGGCGTGCGCCTGGCCGGACTGCTGCGCCCCGGTGATCTGGTGATGCTCACCGGTGAGCTGGGCGCGGGCAAGACGACGCTGACCCGGGGCGTGGGCGAGGGCCTGGGTGTCCGGGGCGCGGTCACGTCCCCCACGTTCGTCATCGCCCGGGTGCATCCGAGTCTGGTCGGCGGCCCCCCGCTCGTGCACGTCGACGCGTACCGCCTGGGCGGCGGGCTGGACGAGATGGAGGACCTGGACCTCGATGTGTCGCTGCCCGAGTCCGTGATCGTCGTGGAGTGGGGCGACGGCAAGGTCGAGGAGCTGTCCGACGACCGGCTGCACATCCTGATCGACCGCGCGGTCGGGGACACCACCGACGAGGTCCGTACGGTCACCCTGCGTGGGTACGGGGACCGGTGGGCCGGGGCCGCGGGGGAGGGCGGGGGGTTCGCCGGACTCGTGGCGCCGTCCGCCGGCTGA
- the rimI gene encoding ribosomal protein S18-alanine N-acetyltransferase, giving the protein MRWWDIDAVLDLERALFPDDAWSRGMFWSELAHSRGPGATRWYVVAEDGDRLVGYAGLAAAGGEDTTGGQDTEPGMGAVGDVQTIAVSRDHWGTGLGALLLADLLKHASAFECQEVMLEVRVDNVRAQKLYERFGFAPIGRRRGYYQPGNIDALVMRMAMNGDGPPCDPVAPLEPADPVAPRGADARGENPDDPGAPAGGDGIQQAEHGGEGTRTHG; this is encoded by the coding sequence ATGCGCTGGTGGGACATCGACGCGGTCCTCGATCTGGAGCGCGCGCTCTTCCCCGACGACGCCTGGTCACGCGGCATGTTCTGGTCCGAGCTGGCGCACTCCCGGGGGCCCGGCGCCACCCGGTGGTACGTCGTCGCCGAGGACGGGGACCGTCTCGTCGGCTACGCGGGACTCGCCGCCGCCGGTGGCGAGGACACCACGGGCGGCCAGGACACCGAGCCGGGCATGGGGGCCGTCGGGGACGTGCAGACGATCGCCGTCTCCCGGGACCACTGGGGCACCGGCCTCGGCGCGCTGCTCCTCGCGGACCTGCTGAAGCACGCGAGCGCGTTCGAGTGCCAGGAGGTGATGCTGGAAGTGCGCGTGGACAACGTCCGCGCCCAGAAGCTCTACGAGCGCTTCGGCTTCGCCCCCATCGGGCGGCGCCGGGGCTACTACCAGCCGGGCAACATCGACGCGCTGGTGATGCGGATGGCGATGAACGGCGACGGACCGCCCTGCGATCCGGTCGCCCCGCTCGAACCGGCCGACCCCGTCGCCCCGCGAGGCGCGGACGCGCGAGGCGAGAACCCGGACGACCCGGGCGCCCCGGCCGGCGGCGACGGCATCCAGCAAGCAGAGCACGGCGGGGAAGGAACCCGGACCCATGGCTGA
- the alr gene encoding alanine racemase: protein MSQTPPPLSRVRAEIDLDALRANVRTLRARAPRSALMAVVKSDGYGHGALPCARAAIEAGATWIGTATPHEALALRAAGIRGRLMCWLWTPGDPWREGIEADLDMSVSGMWALAEVTAAARDAGRPARIQLKADTGLGRNGCAPADWPELVAAALAAEAAGTVRVTGLWSHLACADEPGHASIPAQLDTFRRLVAYAEGEGVRPEVRHLANSPAALTLPETHFDLIRTGIAMYGLSPAPELGTAAELGLRPVMTLSASVALVKGVPGGHGVSYGHHYVTPAETTLALIPAGYGDGIPRHASGRGPVLVGGEWRRAAGRIAMDQFVVDLGGQKIQEGAEAVLFGPGDRGEPTAQDWAEAADTIAYEIVTRIGARVPRVHHGGTRATTVPTAPGAAAVTAGRGEGSRT from the coding sequence ATGAGCCAGACACCGCCCCCCCTGAGCCGAGTCCGCGCCGAGATCGACCTGGACGCCCTGCGCGCGAACGTCCGCACGCTCCGCGCCCGCGCCCCCCGCTCCGCCCTGATGGCGGTCGTCAAGTCGGACGGCTACGGCCACGGCGCCCTCCCCTGCGCCCGCGCGGCGATCGAGGCGGGCGCGACCTGGATCGGCACGGCCACCCCCCACGAGGCCCTGGCCCTGCGCGCCGCGGGCATCCGCGGCCGGCTGATGTGCTGGCTGTGGACCCCGGGCGACCCCTGGCGCGAGGGCATCGAGGCCGACCTCGACATGTCGGTCAGCGGGATGTGGGCCCTGGCCGAGGTGACCGCCGCCGCCCGGGACGCGGGGCGGCCCGCCCGTATCCAGCTCAAGGCCGACACCGGACTCGGCCGCAACGGCTGCGCGCCCGCCGACTGGCCCGAGCTGGTCGCCGCCGCACTCGCCGCCGAGGCCGCCGGGACCGTCCGGGTCACCGGCCTGTGGTCGCATCTGGCCTGTGCCGACGAGCCGGGCCACGCCTCGATCCCGGCCCAGCTCGACACGTTCCGGCGGCTCGTCGCGTACGCCGAGGGCGAGGGGGTGCGTCCGGAGGTGCGGCACCTCGCGAACTCCCCGGCCGCGCTGACCCTCCCGGAGACCCACTTCGACCTGATCCGTACCGGTATCGCCATGTACGGTCTGTCGCCCGCGCCGGAACTGGGCACCGCCGCCGAACTGGGACTGCGTCCCGTGATGACGCTCAGCGCCTCGGTGGCCCTGGTCAAGGGTGTGCCGGGCGGTCACGGGGTCAGCTACGGCCATCACTACGTCACCCCGGCGGAGACCACCCTCGCGCTGATCCCCGCCGGTTACGGCGACGGCATCCCCCGGCACGCCTCCGGCCGGGGCCCGGTCCTCGTCGGCGGCGAGTGGCGGCGGGCCGCCGGACGGATCGCGATGGACCAGTTCGTGGTGGACCTGGGCGGGCAGAAGATCCAGGAAGGCGCCGAGGCCGTGCTGTTCGGACCGGGGGACCGGGGCGAACCGACCGCCCAGGACTGGGCCGAGGCGGCGGACACCATCGCGTACGAGATCGTGACCCGGATCGGCGCCAGGGTCCCCCGTGTCCACCACGGCGGCACCCGGGCCACGACCGTGCCGACCGCGCCGGGCGCCGCCGCGGTCACGGCAGGGCGCGGCGAGGGGAGTCGTACATGA
- a CDS encoding NAD(P)H-hydrate dehydratase, with amino-acid sequence MRSAHHAETVRHAEAELMARLPEGTLMRRAAAGLAAVCADLLGRVYGARVVLLVGSGDNGGDALYAGALLARRGAGVSAVPLAPGRTHPGGLAALTGAGGRVADDPFAVLATADLVLDGITGIGGRGGLRPDAVPLARAARGSDAVIVAVDLPSGTEADSGEVRGEALRADATVTFGTYKPGLLIDPAHTYAGTVRLVDIGLGPYLPDPPPLEALQHQDVARLLPEPSGESDKYRRGVVGIVAGSARYPGAAVLAVAGALRGGAGAVRYVGHAADAVIARFPEALVHSGPPARAGQVQAWVVGPGLGDDPDVVREVLESRVPVLVDADGLRPLDPATVRDRGAPTLLTPHAGEAAALLGVSRGRVEAARLASVRELAARFGATVLLKGSTTLVASPDGSVPVRVNPMGTPWLATAGSGDVLSGLAGSLLAAGLGAADAGAVAAYLHGLAGRDAAGRGVPVTSFEVADAVGGAWGRVRSPG; translated from the coding sequence ATGCGTAGCGCTCATCATGCGGAGACCGTCCGGCACGCCGAGGCCGAACTGATGGCACGGCTCCCCGAAGGGACGCTGATGCGGCGGGCCGCCGCCGGGCTCGCCGCCGTCTGCGCCGATCTGCTCGGCCGGGTCTACGGGGCCCGGGTCGTCCTGCTCGTCGGCAGCGGCGACAACGGCGGCGACGCGCTGTACGCGGGCGCCCTGCTCGCGCGCCGGGGCGCCGGGGTCAGCGCCGTGCCGCTCGCGCCCGGGCGGACCCACCCGGGCGGACTCGCCGCGCTGACCGGGGCCGGCGGCCGGGTCGCGGACGACCCCTTCGCGGTGCTCGCCACCGCCGACCTCGTCCTCGACGGGATCACCGGGATCGGCGGCCGGGGCGGACTGCGGCCCGACGCGGTGCCGCTGGCCCGCGCGGCCCGCGGCTCGGACGCGGTGATCGTCGCCGTCGATCTGCCCAGCGGGACCGAGGCGGACAGCGGGGAGGTCCGCGGCGAGGCGCTGCGCGCCGACGCGACGGTCACCTTCGGTACGTACAAGCCGGGGCTGCTGATCGACCCCGCGCACACGTACGCGGGCACCGTGCGGCTCGTCGACATCGGCCTCGGCCCGTATCTGCCGGACCCGCCGCCGCTGGAGGCCCTTCAGCACCAGGACGTGGCGCGGCTGCTGCCGGAGCCGTCCGGCGAGAGCGACAAGTACCGGCGCGGGGTGGTCGGGATCGTCGCCGGGTCGGCCCGCTATCCCGGCGCGGCCGTGCTCGCCGTCGCGGGCGCGCTGCGGGGCGGCGCCGGGGCCGTCCGGTACGTGGGGCACGCCGCCGACGCGGTGATCGCCCGCTTCCCGGAGGCCCTGGTCCACTCCGGGCCGCCCGCCCGTGCGGGACAGGTGCAGGCGTGGGTGGTGGGGCCGGGCCTCGGGGACGACCCGGACGTGGTCCGTGAGGTGCTGGAGTCCCGTGTCCCCGTCCTCGTCGACGCGGACGGGCTGCGCCCGCTGGACCCGGCGACGGTACGGGACCGGGGGGCGCCCACGCTGCTCACCCCGCACGCGGGGGAGGCCGCCGCGCTGCTCGGGGTGTCGCGGGGGCGGGTGGAGGCGGCGCGGCTGGCCTCCGTGCGGGAGCTCGCGGCGCGGTTCGGGGCGACCGTGCTGCTCAAGGGGTCCACCACGCTGGTGGCCTCCCCCGACGGGTCGGTGCCCGTGCGGGTGAACCCGATGGGGACGCCGTGGCTCGCCACGGCGGGCAGCGGGGACGTGCTGTCGGGGCTCGCGGGGTCGTTGCTGGCGGCGGGGCTGGGGGCGGCCGACGCGGGGGCCGTGGCGGCCTATCTCCATGGGCTGGCGGGGCGGGATGCCGCGGGGCGGGGGGTGCCGGTCACCTCGTTCGAGGTGGCCGACGCGGTGGGGGGTGCGTGGGGGAGGGTCCGGTCCCCCGGCTGA
- a CDS encoding DUF389 domain-containing protein has translation MLHLRLITPADRTDGVVELIEATVGTTHLAVLKGAALDPRGDVVLCDVAREAGDDLIGALREAGIDECGSIAVDDIGLSLSKRADQAEEDAPGEAADAVLWEHLSEVTHEESTLTVTYVAFLSVATMLAACGVMLDNAILIVGAMAVGPEFGPLAGISTALVQRSPRLVWRSLWALLAGFVLAMAVTVGFALLMNALGLFTRDMIEAPRPATAFIWQPDWMSFVVALLAGIAGTLSLTSAKSGALIGVAISVTTVPAAANAAAAFSFNDYAQWSGSTLQLLANLGGIVLAGTLTLIAQKAFWSHQRRNLPTASPAPRR, from the coding sequence ATGCTGCATCTGCGACTGATCACCCCGGCGGACCGCACGGACGGCGTGGTCGAGCTGATCGAGGCCACGGTCGGCACCACCCATCTCGCCGTGCTCAAGGGGGCCGCCCTCGACCCCCGGGGCGATGTCGTGCTGTGCGATGTCGCCCGGGAGGCCGGGGACGACCTGATCGGGGCGCTGCGCGAGGCCGGGATCGACGAGTGCGGGTCGATCGCCGTCGACGACATCGGACTGTCCCTGTCGAAACGCGCCGACCAGGCCGAGGAGGACGCCCCCGGCGAGGCCGCGGACGCGGTCCTGTGGGAACACCTCTCCGAGGTGACCCACGAGGAGTCGACGCTCACCGTCACCTATGTGGCGTTCCTGTCGGTCGCCACGATGCTCGCGGCGTGCGGGGTGATGCTGGACAACGCGATCCTGATCGTGGGAGCGATGGCCGTCGGTCCGGAGTTCGGTCCGCTCGCCGGGATCTCCACGGCGCTGGTCCAGCGCTCGCCCCGGCTGGTGTGGCGGTCGCTGTGGGCGCTGCTCGCGGGCTTCGTGCTGGCGATGGCCGTGACCGTCGGCTTCGCGCTGCTGATGAACGCGCTCGGACTGTTCACCCGCGACATGATCGAGGCGCCACGGCCCGCGACGGCGTTCATCTGGCAGCCCGACTGGATGTCGTTCGTGGTGGCGCTCCTCGCGGGGATCGCCGGGACGCTGTCCCTGACCTCCGCGAAGTCCGGTGCGCTGATCGGGGTGGCGATCTCCGTGACGACGGTACCGGCGGCGGCCAACGCGGCGGCGGCGTTCAGCTTCAACGACTACGCCCAGTGGTCGGGTTCGACACTCCAGCTGCTCGCCAACCTCGGCGGCATCGTCCTGGCCGGCACCCTCACCCTGATCGCCCAGAAAGCCTTCTGGTCGCACCAGAGAAGGAACCTCCCGACCGCTTCCCCGGCCCCCCGCCGCTGA
- the glmS gene encoding glutamine--fructose-6-phosphate transaminase (isomerizing) — protein sequence MCGIVGYVGSQSALDVVLSGLRRLEYRGYDSAGVALLADGGLAAARRAGKLVNLEKALLERPLPTGCTGIGHTRWATHGAPTDTNAHPHLDNAGRVAVVHNGIIENFAALRTELAARGHTLGSETDTEVVAHLLAEEYAAGADLGEALRRVCRRLEGAFTLVAVHADEPDLVVGARRNSPLVVGVGEGEAFLASDVSAFIDHTRSAIELGQDQVVELRRDGVTVTGFDGRPAEVRSYHVDWDASAAEKGGYPSFMLKEIAEQPRAVADTLLGRIGPEGTLTLDEIRIPTRELREIDKVVIVACGTAFHSGLIAKYAIEHWTRLPCEVELASEFRYRDPILDARSLTVAISQSGETMDTLMALRHAREQGSRVLAICNTNGSTIPRESDAVLYTHAGPEIAVASTKAFLTQLVACYLVALYLAQARGNKDPEGIRSVIRDLAGVPGAIERVLAGMEPVRELARSLADQDTVLFLGRHVGYPVALEGALKLKELAYMHAEGFAAGELKHGPIALVDRGLPVVVVVPSPQGEPLLHGKIVSNIQEIRARGARTVVIAQEGDTEVVPYADHLISVPATPALLQPLVTTVPLQVFACALATARGNEVDQPRNLAKSVTVE from the coding sequence ATGTGCGGAATCGTGGGGTATGTGGGGTCTCAGTCGGCGCTCGACGTGGTGCTCTCGGGGCTGCGGCGGCTGGAGTACCGGGGCTACGACTCGGCGGGCGTCGCCCTCCTCGCGGACGGCGGGCTGGCCGCCGCCCGGCGGGCCGGGAAGCTGGTCAATCTGGAGAAGGCCCTGCTGGAGCGGCCCCTGCCCACCGGGTGCACCGGGATCGGGCACACCCGCTGGGCCACCCATGGGGCGCCCACCGACACCAACGCGCATCCGCATCTGGACAACGCGGGCCGGGTCGCCGTCGTCCACAACGGCATCATCGAGAACTTCGCGGCCCTGCGGACGGAACTCGCGGCACGCGGGCACACCCTCGGCTCGGAGACCGACACGGAGGTCGTCGCGCATCTGCTGGCCGAGGAGTACGCGGCGGGCGCGGACCTCGGGGAGGCGCTGCGACGGGTCTGCCGGCGGCTGGAGGGCGCGTTCACGCTGGTCGCGGTGCACGCCGACGAGCCGGACCTGGTGGTGGGCGCGCGGCGCAACTCCCCGCTGGTGGTGGGCGTGGGGGAGGGCGAGGCGTTCCTGGCGTCGGACGTGTCCGCGTTCATCGACCACACCCGGTCCGCGATCGAACTCGGCCAGGACCAGGTGGTGGAGCTCCGCCGGGACGGGGTCACCGTCACCGGCTTCGACGGACGGCCCGCCGAGGTGCGTTCGTACCATGTGGACTGGGACGCGTCGGCCGCCGAGAAGGGCGGCTACCCGTCCTTCATGCTCAAGGAGATCGCCGAGCAGCCCAGGGCGGTCGCGGACACCCTCCTCGGACGGATCGGCCCCGAGGGGACGCTGACCCTGGACGAGATCCGCATCCCGACCCGGGAGCTGCGGGAGATCGACAAGGTCGTCATCGTGGCGTGCGGGACGGCGTTCCACTCGGGTCTGATCGCCAAGTACGCCATCGAGCACTGGACCCGGCTGCCCTGCGAGGTGGAGCTGGCCAGCGAGTTCCGCTACCGGGACCCGATCCTGGACGCCCGCAGCCTCACCGTCGCGATCTCCCAGTCGGGGGAGACCATGGACACCCTGATGGCCCTGCGGCACGCCCGTGAACAGGGTTCCCGGGTGCTGGCGATCTGCAACACCAACGGTTCGACGATCCCCCGTGAGTCCGACGCGGTGCTGTACACCCACGCCGGGCCGGAGATCGCGGTGGCGTCCACCAAGGCGTTCCTGACCCAGCTCGTCGCCTGCTACCTCGTCGCCCTGTATCTGGCGCAGGCGCGCGGCAACAAGGACCCGGAGGGCATCCGTTCGGTGATCCGGGACCTCGCGGGGGTCCCCGGCGCGATCGAACGGGTCCTCGCCGGGATGGAGCCGGTCCGGGAACTGGCCCGGTCCCTCGCGGACCAGGACACGGTGCTGTTCCTGGGACGTCATGTCGGGTACCCGGTGGCGCTCGAAGGGGCGCTGAAACTCAAGGAGCTCGCGTACATGCACGCGGAGGGGTTCGCCGCGGGGGAGCTGAAGCACGGGCCGATCGCGCTGGTGGACCGCGGGCTGCCGGTGGTCGTCGTCGTCCCGTCGCCGCAGGGGGAACCGCTGCTGCACGGGAAGATCGTCTCCAACATCCAGGAGATCCGGGCCCGGGGCGCCCGGACCGTGGTGATCGCGCAGGAGGGCGACACGGAGGTCGTCCCGTACGCGGACCATCTGATCAGCGTCCCCGCGACCCCGGCGCTGCTCCAGCCGCTGGTGACGACGGTCCCGCTCCAGGTCTTCGCCTGCGCGCTGGCCACGGCCCGGGGCAACGAGGTCGACCAGCCGCGCAATCTCGCCAAGTCGGTGACGGTGGAATGA